Genomic segment of Blastopirellula marina:
ATCAAAGGGACGTCGCTGACTGTCTCTGCTGATCGCCTGGCAGGATTCGCACTGAGTCTAGAGCGTAAAGCAGAAGAGAGTCTTACCGATGTTGAGGACTCGCTTTTGGAAATCCGAGATGAATGTTGCCGTCTGAGCGAGATCATCACGCAGCATCGTGAGGAGTCGACGCCGTAATGATAATTCACGAACGAGACACCACTCAGGCACCGATTCTGCTGGTAGACGACGATCCAGCTTGCTTGGGAATGCTAAGCGATGTACTAGGCGCTTTGGGAATTCCGGTAGAGACCGCACGCGACGGCAAGGAAGCGCTCGAGATGATCTACAAAGGAGACTTCCGGATTGTGCTGTCTGACTGGCAGATGCCTGGGATGTCGGGTGTCGAGCTTTGCCGACGCGTTCGCCAGCGTCCCTTAAGCGGTTATGTCTATTTCATCCTACTGACTTCGCTCGACCGACAACACAATTTGGTAAGTGGCTTAAGAGCCGGTGCGGACGACTTCATAACCAAGCCATTCGACCCGGAAGAACTTCACATTCGCCTCCGTGCCGCCAATCGCATCGTCTCGTTAGAGAGTCGGAACGTCATTATCTTTGCCTTGGCGAAGCTGGCCGAGTCGCGCGATCCCGAAACGGGTGCCCACCTCGAACGAATGCGGGAATACTCGCGATTGTTGGCCGATGATCTCTCGCGACAACCAAAGTACGCCGATATCGTCGATGCTGACTACGTCCGCACAATCTACCTCACAAGTCCCTTGCACGACATTGGCAAGGTTGGCATCCCTGATCATGTATTGCTCAAACCGGGTAGGTTGACCCCGGATGAATTCGAGATCATGAAGCAGCACACGCTTGTCGGGTATTACACTTTGGATGCCGCATTACGCGAACAACCTGAAGCTGCTTACTTGCGATTTGCTCGGGACATTGCCGGTTCGCATCATGAAAAATGGGATGGCACTGGCTATCCGTATGGACTAGCTGGCGAAGAGATCCCACTTTGTGGACGGATCGTGGCTGTGGCAGACGTCTACGATGCTTTGACCACGGCCCGCGTCTACAAAGAAGCATTCAGCCACGAAAAAGCACGTTCGATCATTCGCGAAGGTGCCGGAAAGCACTTCGATCCTGACATTGTCGACGCCTTTTTCAATCGCGAGGACGAGATCGTCGACATCAATCAGCGGCTCAATGACATGCTGGCCTATCCTGACATCGCGGGAATGGCAAACGGTTTGGCCATCCCCGCTGGAAACCTTGCGCAAAACTAGCGTGATTGTCGCCTAGTCTTGTTGTTGTGAATCGACCGAGCTTGTCGATTTTCGCTTGGCGCGTGCCGAACGAGATAGTTCGGCCGAATCGATTCGGCGAATACATCCTGGCGACTGATGGCTGACATAGTTCACGATGATGCCAGAGCGATCACGTGTCAGATCCATTTTCTCGGTGTTGAAGCCAGCTTCTTCAAAGATGTGCAAGACATCTTCCACGGTTCGCTGATAGAAGAACCAATCGAGATGCCACTGATATGGTGTCTCGTCGTAGCGTTCCGTGTCCTTAAATGCGATTACCAACGCACCACCTTCGTTGAGTGTTTCGCCCAATCCGCTGAAGATACCGACAAGTTGCTCATCGGTTAGATAATCAGCCAGGCCAACACTATAGATGATGTCGAACTTGCCGAACTTCTTAATGGTGGCTTCCGACTTCTTGGCTCGCATCGCGTTGTAACGCGTTGGGATCAGAGTGGTTCCTTTCGGCAATTGTGTGGCGACCGTTGCTTCGATGTATTCAAGGGCGACCGGATCGTTATCCATAGCGATCACTTCGATGGAACGCCCAGCAAATTCAGGCCAATCGAGGAATTCTCGACAAGGACCACAGGCAATATCAAGTATTCGAATATCACCAGTGCGGTTCGCGATATCCTTCTCGAGATATTCACGGACCATGTCTTTGCGGCCGCGGACCGCATTGGCCAGCGGGATATCCATGAAACAAAGGTCGAGGTAGGCCCCCAATCCACGCGCAGGCGTTGCCCCCTCGTAGATTTTGACCAGCATTTCATAGTCTCCAGCGAAGCCGCTGGGTTTGGTGTGAGCGCGATTGGCGAACCAACTTTGCTCTAGCCAAGGGGCGGTTTCTTCACGAAACCGGGCTTGCACTTCCTTAATCAACTCTGGGTTGTCTTCGTGTTCATCTTCAAATTTTCGACATGCGATCACGGATTGCTCTAATGCCGCAATGGTCCGTTTGTGCAAGTCGCTATTGGGTACGGCGGTCGCATCCTTGTCTATTTCACTTTCAAGTTGAGCAAGCTGCTTCTTGAATTCCGCCACATCCTGTGAAAAGAACTCGAGCACAGCCGGTAGTTTCGAGGTGGTCGAGTCGTTCGACTGAATCATGGCAATACCTGAACTTTAGGCGTTTCACGGAAGAGATTTCGCCTGATCGGAAATCCGACGGCGCAACTGGGATATTCATCAGAATTGGCACAGCGTCTGAAATCAACAGTAAATGCCTTCAAATAAACATAAGGGGGGTAAGGTGTGCGTAAGAAGGGGCGATTAAGTCCCCCTTACGGCCCGAGGGGTTTGCGCGTTTTGCGCGTATCCCTTCGGGCGTTCCGCAAATTTGCACTCTGAGAGCTATGGTTTTGTGCCGAGGTGCATCTCCGAATTGTCCGCAGATTGCCACCGAGGGCAGCAACTTCGTCACCAAAAAAACTAGTTAGTGCAGCGCGGCGCGGTTGGGCTTTGAATCAAGAATCGACTTGATTGGGAGCCCAAGAAAGAACTCCATAACTGGCCATGGTCAAGAAAATAGTCGACACAGAGAAGACGCTCTCACAGTCTGGGCATCATCTGGCGGTCGAACTGCAGCAACAATACGAGATTACAGCGTCGAGCGAGGACTCAGCCTTCGAGCGTACGCTGTGGGGTGTCGATCGGACCAGCGATGAAGCCGTAGTGATCAAAGCGATTCGTCTCGATTCGGTCACGCGTGGGGCCAATGCACGCATGGAGTTCGAGGCCAGCGTCCGAGAAGAGCACTGGAACGACCAACTCACTCCCGTGCGGAAGTTTGCCCGCTCGGATGAAGAGTTCTTCATTGTTATGCCGTGGATGAAAGAAGCCACGCTCAGTCAGCTGCTTACCGACAAGCCACTCTCAATTCCTGAGACGATCAAGCTTGGCAAGGACCTGTTTACGGCGCTTGATTGGATGCATCGTCGTGGCGCCCTTCATCGCGATGTGATTCCGTCCAATCTGTACGTTAAAACGGCCAGTACCGATCACAATCGAGTGACTGGGGCAGTCCTCGGCGGATTTGGAACGATCAAACGCTTCCACCCCGATCAGTTGTTCGGCGAACGCGAGTGCGAAACGGTGTCGTATATGTCGCCGGAAGAAGCTGGTTCGATCGACACCGACGTCGGCCCTCCCTCCGACTTGTACGCTGCCGGCATCGTTCTGTTTCGTTGCCTGGCGGGGCGACTACCATTTCAAGGACAAGGTGCTGGAGCGATTCTGTTCGAGCACCTTACAGCACCTGTTCCCGAACTACCTAGTATCAATCCTGAAGTCGGGTTGGAACTGGACGAGCTGGTGCAACGTCTATTGCGGAAAGATCCCCACGATCGCTATCAATTGGCCAGCGCGGTCGTCGAAGACTTGCTCGCCATAGAAGAGACGCTTGAGTCCGGCGCGACCGGGAAGCACGTCGCGATTGGTGCAACCGACCGACGATGTACCCTGACCGAACCCGCGTTCGTGGCGCGTGACGCGGAGTTGGCCGAACTCAACAACTTCGTGCTAGAGGCCCGCCTGGGGCATGGCAGTGTCATGCTTGTCGAAGGGGAGTCAGGTAGCGGTAAAAGTCGGCTTCTGGTCGAATCGGTCCGCCAAGCTCGTCGGAACGGAATTTGGGTGTTGCGTGGGCAGGCAACGACCAATGTCGGTCAGCGGCCTTTCCGAATGCTGGAGGGGATTGTCGATGGATTCCTCTCGGTCGTTCAAAAAGACACGGAACTGGCCGAACGCGTCAAAGAACGTGTCGGAGATATGGCCGACGCCCTGATTGCTGCGTTGCCAACGCTGAGCGGCGCGATCGGCACGACTCAAGGCATGATCGAGCAATCGCCGGCCGCATTCGGCGAAAACCGGACGATCGAATCGTTAATTCGCTTCCTCGGTGCACTGGGAAGTCCTGAACGCCCTGCCCTTGTGATTCTAGACGACTGCCAATGGGCCGATACCCTGACGTACACGCTCATTCGCCGATGGCATACGCAACCGCGCGACTTCAAACGCTACTCGACCATTACCTGTTCGTTTCGTTCGGAAGAGGTTGAGGAACACCACGCACTGCGAGCGATTCCGAACTGTTCGAGCATCCGTCTAAATCCGATGCGGACCGACGAGATTCGCCAACTCGCCGAATCGATGGCGGGTACGCTTCCTGGCGAAGCAATCGAAGTCGTGACCCGTCTGGCTGGCGGTAGTCCTTTCATGGCCTCGGCGGTCTTACGGGGGCTTGTTGAATCTGGCGCATTGGAAGTTGTTGACGGAGCTTGGCAAGTCGATCCTCAATCGATGGGGGATCTTCAGTCGTCGCAAGAGGCGGCTTCCTTCCTGACGCGGCGTATTGAGATGCTGCCGGAAGATACGCTCAATCTTCTTTCTGTGGGCGCGCTGATTGGCAAGGAATTTAGCCTCGATATCGCGGCCTCGTTGACCAGCATGTCGATATCCGAAGCGGTGTCGGCACTCCTGCATGCTCGTGATCGCAGTTTAATTTGGGAGCGTGCCAATGGGGGGCAGTTCGTCTTTGTGCACGACAAAATCCGCAGTTCGCTGCTCGATCGACTAGATCGTGAAGAGCAGAAAGAATTGCACTTGCGTGCCGCTCTGCATTTGCAGGAACACAGCCCGGCCCGCGTTTCGGAGATAGCGTATCACCTGGACGAAGCCGGTGCCGCAGAAACCGCGATGGGCTACGCACTGCAGGCCGCCGAACAAGCTCGCCGACAATTCTCATTAGAAGTTGCCGAACGACAATACCGCATTGCTCAGCGCGGTGCCGTTCGTCAATCCAAAGCGATTCGCTTTCGGATTGCCGAGGGATTAGGCGACTCGTTGATGCTCCGAGGGCAATACGCAGAAGCTGCACCGCAATTTGCTGAAGCAGCCGAGCTTGCGGAGGGAGATTTGGATCGCGCGAAGATCCAAAGCAAGGTCGCTGAGTTACTTTTTAAACGTGGCGACATGGAGCAAGCGACCAACGAGTACGAAACGGCTCTAAGGACGCTGGGTTGCACCTTTCCGAGCAATCGCGTGATGCAGGTCATCTTGTTGATTTGGGAAGCGTGGAAACAAGTCCTCCATACCTGTTTTCCAAAAACCTTCATGCATCGGCAAGGGCGTCCGCCGAGTGAATCGGAACGCCTCGCCATTAGCTTATACAGTTTGTTGACGCACGGCTGTTGGTATTGTCGAAGCAAGCTGGAATGTTTGCTGGCGCATCTTTGCGCATTGAACTTAGCGGAGCGATTTAGTCCTAGTCCCGAACTGGCTCAGGCTTATTCGGAACACGCGCCGGTTGCGTGTTTGATTCCTATGTTCGAGCGGGCAATTGACTATTCGCATCGCTCGCTGGAGCTACGTCGTGGTTTCAACGATGTGTGGGGACAAGGTCAATCGTTAAGCTATTACAGCTGTGCCCTTTATGCCGCGGGTAAATATCGCGAATGCATCGAAAAAGGACGTGAGGCCGTTCGGCTATTGGAACGGACCGGTGACTACTGGATGGTCCATATTGCTCGGTATCAGGTCGCGGCATCGATGTATCACCTCGGCGACTTTAAGGGTGCCTTAGCCGAGGCCCGAATCAACCATCGCTCTGGGATCGAACTAGGTGACGAACAGGCATCCGGAATCAACCTCGATGTTTGGGTTCGCGCGACTCAAGGGGCAATCCCTGATCAGATTCTGGAACGAGAACTCAAGCGTGATCGACAAGACGCCCAAGGAAAAACGCAAATCTTGTTTGCCGTCGGTGTTCGAGACTTATATCAAGGCAAGATAGAGTCGGCCGTCGAAAACCTGCAGCAAGCGGTCGAACAGGCAAGAATAGCCGGGATCAATAATTCGTACACGGTTCCCCCTTTGACTTGGCTTGCGACCGCCTATCGCAAACAAGCAGAAGCTACGCCACTGCACGCACCTCTGCAACGTGAAAAGCTACTGCAAGCCGCGGAACGGACCGCCAAGAAGGCAATTCGAGTTTCCGCGGTCAGCCCGCATGATCGCTCGAGATCGTATCGCGAACTCGCCCTGGTCGCTGCAATGCAGGGTAGCTATCCAGTGGCTCGCAAATGGTTCGACAGAAGCTTGGAGTCTGCCGAAAAGCTCCATGATATTTTCGAGCAAGCATTAACACTCCAGCATCGATCCCAAGTGGGTATCTGTGCGAATTGGCCGGATGTCGAAGCAGACGAACGCAAGTCACGTCGATTAATGGATGAGTTGACGATCGATGAAGAATCTCGTGGAAATTCCCAGGAAGGTCAACTCGGCACGCTCTCTCTCGTCGATCGTTTCGATACGATCCTGCACGTCGGTCGAAAGATTGCTGGAGCACTCTCAACGGACAAGATCTACGAAGAATCATGCGCGGGGGCGAGTCGGTTACTACGCGGCGAGAATAGTTGGTTACTCGAGTTCGATCGAAATGAAGAAGATGCATCACCGACGGTGATTGTCGGGCCAAGTGACATTACCTTCGACGAAACCAACATGCGGCGAGCAACCCAAGCCGGACGAGCGATGTCGTTCCTGGAGGTCGGCAGTGGAAACAGCTTGACGCATGACGCCGGCACGCCTCGATCCGCGATTTACATTCCAATTTCCGTGCGTAATCGCCTGACCGCATGCATCTATGTGACTCATTCTCAACTCGTTGGATTGTTTGGGAAGGACGAAGAGCGACTTGCTGACTTCGTGGGAACGATTGCTGGGGCAGCCCTTGAAAACGCTCAAGGTTTCTTGGAACTTACCCAGCTCAATACAACGCTTGAGCAGCGTATTGCAGAACGAACGGCTGCCGCCGAGTCGCGCGCAACCGACTTGGCTCGTTCTAACATGGAATTGGAGCGAACGGCCAAAGAACTACGCTCGACCGAAGAGCAATTACGTGTGGCGAAGGTGACCGCGGAAACGGCCAACGAAGCGAAGAGCCGCTTCCTGGCAACCATGAGCCACGAAATTCGGACGCCGCTTAACGGAATTCTCGGCATGACCGAACTTGCTCTACGGACAGAGTTGACCTCGCAACAGCGGAACTGCTTGACAGTTATCAATCAATCGGGCGAAGGGTTATTGGGGCTGTTGAACGATATTCTCGATATCTCAAAGATCGAGGCTGGCAAGATGCAGCTCGAATGCATCAGCATGGCGCCCCAGGCCGTGATTGGTTCCGCTGTCCGATTGTTGGCAGTCAACGCTGCGAATAAGGGAATCGAACTTCTGTATCGGATCGATAAAAACGTGCCTGCTCAGATTCACAGTGACCCGTGCCGCATGCGGCAAGTGGTGATGAATCTGGTCGGGAATGCGATCAAATTCACGGAGCAAGGAGAAGTGTTTGTCGACATGTCGTTCGAGCGAACGGTGGACGGA
This window contains:
- a CDS encoding HD-GYP domain-containing protein translates to MIIHERDTTQAPILLVDDDPACLGMLSDVLGALGIPVETARDGKEALEMIYKGDFRIVLSDWQMPGMSGVELCRRVRQRPLSGYVYFILLTSLDRQHNLVSGLRAGADDFITKPFDPEELHIRLRAANRIVSLESRNVIIFALAKLAESRDPETGAHLERMREYSRLLADDLSRQPKYADIVDADYVRTIYLTSPLHDIGKVGIPDHVLLKPGRLTPDEFEIMKQHTLVGYYTLDAALREQPEAAYLRFARDIAGSHHEKWDGTGYPYGLAGEEIPLCGRIVAVADVYDALTTARVYKEAFSHEKARSIIREGAGKHFDPDIVDAFFNREDEIVDINQRLNDMLAYPDIAGMANGLAIPAGNLAQN
- a CDS encoding class I SAM-dependent methyltransferase, whose protein sequence is MIQSNDSTTSKLPAVLEFFSQDVAEFKKQLAQLESEIDKDATAVPNSDLHKRTIAALEQSVIACRKFEDEHEDNPELIKEVQARFREETAPWLEQSWFANRAHTKPSGFAGDYEMLVKIYEGATPARGLGAYLDLCFMDIPLANAVRGRKDMVREYLEKDIANRTGDIRILDIACGPCREFLDWPEFAGRSIEVIAMDNDPVALEYIEATVATQLPKGTTLIPTRYNAMRAKKSEATIKKFGKFDIIYSVGLADYLTDEQLVGIFSGLGETLNEGGALVIAFKDTERYDETPYQWHLDWFFYQRTVEDVLHIFEEAGFNTEKMDLTRDRSGIIVNYVSHQSPGCIRRIDSAELSRSARAKRKSTSSVDSQQQD
- a CDS encoding ATP-binding protein, which encodes MVKKIVDTEKTLSQSGHHLAVELQQQYEITASSEDSAFERTLWGVDRTSDEAVVIKAIRLDSVTRGANARMEFEASVREEHWNDQLTPVRKFARSDEEFFIVMPWMKEATLSQLLTDKPLSIPETIKLGKDLFTALDWMHRRGALHRDVIPSNLYVKTASTDHNRVTGAVLGGFGTIKRFHPDQLFGERECETVSYMSPEEAGSIDTDVGPPSDLYAAGIVLFRCLAGRLPFQGQGAGAILFEHLTAPVPELPSINPEVGLELDELVQRLLRKDPHDRYQLASAVVEDLLAIEETLESGATGKHVAIGATDRRCTLTEPAFVARDAELAELNNFVLEARLGHGSVMLVEGESGSGKSRLLVESVRQARRNGIWVLRGQATTNVGQRPFRMLEGIVDGFLSVVQKDTELAERVKERVGDMADALIAALPTLSGAIGTTQGMIEQSPAAFGENRTIESLIRFLGALGSPERPALVILDDCQWADTLTYTLIRRWHTQPRDFKRYSTITCSFRSEEVEEHHALRAIPNCSSIRLNPMRTDEIRQLAESMAGTLPGEAIEVVTRLAGGSPFMASAVLRGLVESGALEVVDGAWQVDPQSMGDLQSSQEAASFLTRRIEMLPEDTLNLLSVGALIGKEFSLDIAASLTSMSISEAVSALLHARDRSLIWERANGGQFVFVHDKIRSSLLDRLDREEQKELHLRAALHLQEHSPARVSEIAYHLDEAGAAETAMGYALQAAEQARRQFSLEVAERQYRIAQRGAVRQSKAIRFRIAEGLGDSLMLRGQYAEAAPQFAEAAELAEGDLDRAKIQSKVAELLFKRGDMEQATNEYETALRTLGCTFPSNRVMQVILLIWEAWKQVLHTCFPKTFMHRQGRPPSESERLAISLYSLLTHGCWYCRSKLECLLAHLCALNLAERFSPSPELAQAYSEHAPVACLIPMFERAIDYSHRSLELRRGFNDVWGQGQSLSYYSCALYAAGKYRECIEKGREAVRLLERTGDYWMVHIARYQVAASMYHLGDFKGALAEARINHRSGIELGDEQASGINLDVWVRATQGAIPDQILERELKRDRQDAQGKTQILFAVGVRDLYQGKIESAVENLQQAVEQARIAGINNSYTVPPLTWLATAYRKQAEATPLHAPLQREKLLQAAERTAKKAIRVSAVSPHDRSRSYRELALVAAMQGSYPVARKWFDRSLESAEKLHDIFEQALTLQHRSQVGICANWPDVEADERKSRRLMDELTIDEESRGNSQEGQLGTLSLVDRFDTILHVGRKIAGALSTDKIYEESCAGASRLLRGENSWLLEFDRNEEDASPTVIVGPSDITFDETNMRRATQAGRAMSFLEVGSGNSLTHDAGTPRSAIYIPISVRNRLTACIYVTHSQLVGLFGKDEERLADFVGTIAGAALENAQGFLELTQLNTTLEQRIAERTAAAESRATDLARSNMELERTAKELRSTEEQLRVAKVTAETANEAKSRFLATMSHEIRTPLNGILGMTELALRTELTSQQRNCLTVINQSGEGLLGLLNDILDISKIEAGKMQLECISMAPQAVIGSAVRLLAVNAANKGIELLYRIDKNVPAQIHSDPCRMRQVVMNLVGNAIKFTEQGEVFVDMSFERTVDGPQLHVAIRDTGPGIPEGKQAAIFESFEQSDSSTTRRYGGTGLGLAISTQIVALMEGRLWVESQVDQGSTFHFTVPLKSQELLTDEATAEPLAGRRIQLVTERESSRYLYQEIVENAGAQCECVTLEQATASLGQLAHTKQEDRPLLLIDWEIDSIQLPRWFAEGNVEDLQRAPHVILLPAIGTPAGIEVGTPSTLTKPASNSELIDAICAVYETVTDDPAEQLLKEAADQRALHVLLADDAPVNQEVAKGILELFGHTCQVAGTGKEALDLYQQGAFDVVLMDLEMPEMDGTQATYAIRKWEEENGRRTPIVAMTAHAISGVREQCLAAGMDHYLCKPIQPELLKQLLDDVSSSNSVWTAS